A part of Solicola gregarius genomic DNA contains:
- a CDS encoding FitA-like ribbon-helix-helix domain-containing protein: protein MVQLTIRDVPEEVKDALATAASARSQSLQAYALGVLTREASFMNNAAVIVEIEGDVGHLVGDDAPSAAEVLAQERARRA, encoded by the coding sequence ATGGTTCAACTCACGATCCGCGACGTTCCCGAAGAGGTCAAGGACGCACTCGCAACCGCCGCGAGTGCCCGCAGCCAGTCGCTGCAGGCGTACGCACTAGGTGTGCTCACGCGCGAGGCCAGCTTCATGAACAACGCGGCCGTGATCGTCGAGATCGAGGGTGACGTCGGTCATCTGGTCGGTGATGACGCGCCAAGCGCTGCGGAGGTTCTCGCCCAGGAGCGAGCGCGCCGCGCGTGA
- a CDS encoding type II toxin-antitoxin system VapC family toxin, which translates to MIVVDASALIELLVYEGSRGQRARDVLSRDEVWCAPEHWKAEVFSAVRGLMLGGQLGEVYASRAITRLPMLAVEGVDLNGLLNGMWQLRHEVSGYDAAYVALAQQRRLTLVTADAHLARAAVRHCRVESLE; encoded by the coding sequence GTGATAGTCGTCGATGCATCCGCGCTCATCGAGTTGCTGGTTTACGAGGGCAGTCGTGGCCAGCGTGCGCGTGACGTCCTTTCCCGCGACGAGGTGTGGTGTGCCCCCGAGCACTGGAAGGCGGAGGTCTTCTCGGCGGTGCGCGGCCTCATGTTGGGTGGTCAGTTGGGGGAGGTGTACGCGTCGCGGGCAATCACTCGCCTGCCGATGCTTGCCGTTGAGGGGGTCGACCTGAACGGTCTGCTGAACGGCATGTGGCAACTGCGTCATGAGGTCAGCGGCTACGACGCGGCGTACGTCGCGCTCGCGCAGCAGCGCAGGCTGACGCTCGTCACGGCCGATGCGCACCTCGCGCGTGCGGCTGTCCGTCACTGCCGCGTCGAGTCGCTCGAGTGA